The proteins below are encoded in one region of Scomber japonicus isolate fScoJap1 chromosome 2, fScoJap1.pri, whole genome shotgun sequence:
- the kat14 gene encoding cysteine-rich protein 2-binding protein, protein MRLTWQQVVMLAMYNLSLEGTGRQGYFRWKEDICAFIGRHWNFLLGTRKKTSTWWSTVAGCLSVGSPTFFRSGAQEFGEPGWWKLVQNRPPTLRPEADKSSTKTKASKPAVDPIITVDGLRKRGARNPVENAMQLKEKRSRTQEAKDIRRAQKEAVGGYTDRSASSTPVKLGGGRGGSTTRRPDLVLEKGEVIDFSSLSSSDRTPLTSPSPSPSPDFSAPGTPASHSATPSLLSEADLIPDAMPPQALFHDDEEMEAEGMIDPGMEYIPPPSANLVARKKLRPAPPHIKREADSEDDEGREHEEYFEEPMGRGEGPSLSAGGCVGAGGPERRRITHSEKADGAGASQSPRYSPLSLYEERMLLRRLDACPLALAVTPQAKRLHRKLLVRQAKRQRGLPLLDIDRAVSATLSLVGGIYGAQEAGTLMGAGLMGKYCTNSQELRILDRFQTKLSSRRGIQLQTVSFWHRLMGAEGSLDQSIKSPYTSRILKPYIRRDFENRPVKLRLLAEIRAYPHRKDPDWLPEPEASIDYCYVRPNHIPSVNAMCHDSFWPGVDLSECLQYPDFSVVVLYKKVVVGFGFMVPDVKYNEAYISFLLVHPEWRRAGIGTFMIYHLIQTCMGKDVTLHVSASNPAMLLYQKFGFKAEEYILDFYDKYYPVDSTECRHAFFLRLRR, encoded by the exons ATGAGACTCACCTGGCAGCAG GTTGTGATGCTGGCCATGTACAACCTCTCTCTGGAGGGAACGGGTCGGCAGGGATACTTCAGGTGGAAGGAAGACATCTGCGCCTTCATCGGCCGACACTGGAACTTCCTGTTGGGAACGAG GAAGAAGACGTCGACGTGGTGGAGCACGGTGGCCGGCTGCCTGTCGGTCGGCAGTCCCACCTTCTTCCGGTCCGGAGCGCAGGAGTTTGGAGAACCCGGCTGGTGGAAACTGGTCCAGAACCGACCCCCGACTCTCAGACCAGAGGCGGATAAATCCAGCACCAAGACCAAAG CTTCCAAACCGGCGGTGGACCCGATCATCACGGTGGACGGCCTGAGGAAGCGCGGCGCCCGGAACCCGGTGGAGAACGCCATGCAGCTGAAGGAGAAGCGTTCTCGCACTCAGGAGGCCAAAGACATCCGGCGGGCGCAGAAGGAGGCGGTGGGAGGCTACACCGACCGCAGCGCCTCCTCCACGCCCGTCAAACTGGGCGGAGGTCGTGGCGGCAGCACCACACGCCGGCCGGACCTCGTTCTGGAGAAAGGTGAAGTCATTGATTTCTCCTCGCTCAGCTCGTCAGACCGAACGCCACTCACAAGCCCGTCGCCGTCGCCATCGCCGGACTTCTCCGCTCCAGGAACGCCGGCCTCTCACTCCGCTACACCCAGCCTGCTGTCAGAAGCCGACCTGATCCCCGACGCCATGCCTCCTCAGGCTCTATTCCACG ATGACGAGGAGATGGAGGCGGAGGGGATGATCGACCCGGGGATGGAGTACATCCCTCCTCCCAGCGCCAACCTCGTTGCTCGTAAGAAGCTCCGCCCGGCTCCTCCGCACATCAAACGTGAAGCCGACAGCGAGGACGACGAAGGCCGCGAGCACGAGGAGTACTTTGAGGAGCCGATGGGACGAGGCGAGGGTCCGTCTCTCTCTGCCGGGGGGTGTGTTGGTGCCGGAGGGcccgagaggaggaggataactCATTCTGAGAAAGCAGACGGAGCAGGCGCCTCCCAGAGTCCTCGGTACTCACCGCTCAGCCTCTATGAGGAGCGGATGCTGCTGCGCCGGCTGGACGCTTGCCCCCTGGCCTTGGCTGTCACTCCGCAGGCCAAACGCCTCCACAGGAAGCTGCTGGTCCGCCAGGCCAAGAGGCAGCGAGggctccccctgctggacatCGACCGGGCGGTCAGCGCCACGCTCAGCCTGGTGGGAGGCATCTACGGCGCCCAGGAGGCGGGAACGCTGATGGGAGCTGGACTCATGGGGAAATACTGCACCAACAGCCAGGAGCTGCGGATCCTCGATCGCTTCCAG ACCAAACTGTCCAGCAGGAGAGGCATCCAGCTGCAAACTGTGTCCTTCTGGCATCGGCTAATGGGAGCAGAAGGCAGTTTGGACCAGAGTATCAAGAGTCCGTACACCTCGCGCATCCTGAAACCTTACATCAG GAGGGATTTTGAGAACCGTCCCGTGAAGCTGCGGCTGCTGGCAGAGATCAGAGCGTACCCCCACAGGAAGGATCCTGATTGGCTCCCTGAACCTGAAGCCTCCATCGACTACTGCTACGTGCGTCCGAACCACATCCCCTCCGTCAACGCCATGTGCCACGACAGCTTCTGGCCAG GAGTGGACCTGTCAGAGTGCCTGCAGTACCCGGACTTCAGCGTGGTCGTCCTCTATAAGAAGGTGGTGGTCGGCTTTGGCTTCATGGTGCCGGATGTGAAGTACAACGAGGCTTACATCTCCTTCCTGCTGGTCCATCCTGAGTGGAGGAGAGCCGGCATCGGCACCTTCATGATCTACCATCTCATCCAG acctGCATGGGTAAAGACGTCACGCTGCACGTGTCGGCCAGTAATCCCGCCATGCTGCTGTACCAGAAGTTCGGCTTCAAAGCGGAGGAGTACATCCTGGACTTTTATGATAAGTACTATCCTGTGGACAGCACCGAGTGCCGCCACGCCTTCTTCCTGCGGCTGCGACGCTGA
- the zgc:153431 gene encoding CSC1-like protein 2, translating to MTTIFGGGQACGGQDNCSAHSESKAYCYSARIRSTVLQGLPFGGVPTVLALDFMCFLVLLFVFSILRKVAWDYGRLALVTDADR from the exons ATGACGACGATATTTGGCGGCGGGCAGGCGTGCGGCGGGCAGGATAACTGCTCCGCTCACAGCGAGTCCAAAGCCTACTGCTACTCGGCTCGGATCCGCAGCACCGTGCTGCAGGGGCTGCCGTTCGGAGGAGTACCGACTGTACTCGCTCTGGACTTCATGTGCTTCctg gTGCTGCTCTTCGTCTTCTCCATCCTGAGGAAGGTGGCGTGGGATTATGGCCGCCTGGCGCTGGTCACCGACGCCGACAGGTAA